In Ciconia boyciana chromosome 3, ASM3463844v1, whole genome shotgun sequence, a genomic segment contains:
- the ANKRD66 gene encoding ankyrin repeat domain-containing protein 66 — protein MTELHEAVALGDYDLVDEILRTGRCDPNHKDVDWHDRTPLHWAAAKGQSELVKLLVDHGARHCLRSDVGWTPAHFAAESGRLGVLRTLHSLHAAMDAADLFGDTPRRLAEIYGHQDCCRFLETAEVESRNYRRTAAMKGIPLDQRDEDWELKKEELERNPPCSRENYTSSAQKKNQKKRGKQ, from the exons ATGACAGAGCTCCACGAAGCCGTGGCTTTGGGGGACTACGACCTGGTGGATGAGATTTTGAGGACAGGGCGCTGCGATCCAAATCACAAGGATGTCGACTGGCATGACAGGACCCCACTGCACTGGGCTGCTGCAAAAG GGCAATCAGAGCTGGTCAAGCTCCTCGTGGATCACGGCGCCCGGCATTGCCTGCGGAGCGACGTGGGCTGGACTCCGGCTCACTTTGCTGCCGAGTCGGGGAGACTGGGGGTGCTTCGCACCCTTCATTCCCTGCACGCTGCCATGGACGCAGCTGACCTCTTCGGCGACACTCCCAGGAGGCTTGCGGAAATCTACGGTCACCAAGACTGCTGCAGGTTCTTAGAAAC aGCAGAGGTGGAGAGCAGAAACTATCGCAGGACAGCCGCAATGAAAGGAATCCCCTTAGACCAGAGAGATGAAGACTGGGAACTTAAGAAAGAAGAGCTTGAGAGAAACCCACCGTGTTCTCGAGAGAACTACACATCCTctgctcaaaagaaaaatcaaaagaaaagggggaagcAGTAG
- the LOC140648981 gene encoding taste receptor type 2 member 9-like, whose amino-acid sequence MEACYSQDKFNATSYDAMAMVIITLQAFAGMGINTFIVSVLCIAWVKKKSFNSNEKILLFLGCSRFWYLCITWIYSFLLIIYPWCFYVHPIPQLFAAIQIFLNSSNLWTSACLCVFYCIKIANFRHIFFIYLKVKIDRIVPWLLLGSVLVSLVISILVYRTTDEVHNLNSTTPGNFWKLSVRMDEHFFPVFFISGFSFATAFMAVIFSALLLLFSLWRHKCKMQTNSVKNLSMDAHIKAMKSILSFFFIYSINFTCFVLTLIYATKNENHVMFLILVFQYALPAVHSLILIFSNPKLEKTLLRTLPCVKCKVCMRQEL is encoded by the coding sequence ATGGAAGCTTGTTACTCTCAAGATAAATTTAATGCCACTTCATACGATGCCATGGCTATGGTCATCATCACACTTCAGGCATTTGCTGGCATGGGGATAAACACTTTCattgtttctgtgctttgtattgcttgggtcaaaaagaaaagctttaactCTAATGAGAAGATCTTGCTGTTTCTGGGATGCTCTAGGTTTTGGTATTTGTGCATCACATGGAtatattcctttcttttaataatttatccTTGGTGCTTTTATGTTCACCCCATACCCCAACTATTTGCAGCTATTCaaatctttttaaattcttccaaCTTGTGGACTTCTGCTtgtctttgtgttttttattgTATAAAAATTGCAAATTTCAGGCACATCTTCTTCATCTACCTGAAAGTAAAAATTGACAGGATCGTGCCATGGCTCTTGTTGGGTTCAGTGCTTGTATCCCTGGTCATCTCCATCCTTGTCTACCGCACCACCGATGAAGTGCACAACCTCAATTCCACCACCCCGGGAAACTTCTGGAAACTGAGTGTCAGAATGGAtgaacattttttccctgttttttttatCAGCGGCTTCTCATTTGCAACTGCATTCATGGCAGTAATCTtttctgcccttctcctcctcttttctctctggagACACAAATGCAAGATGCAGACAAACTCAGTGAAGAACCTCAGCATGGATGCCCATATCAAAGCCATGAAATCtattctgtcctttttcttcatttacagcATTAACTTTACATGTTTTGTCTTGACACTGATTTATGCCACGAAGAACGAAAATCATGTGATGTTTCTCATTTTAGTATTTCAGTATGCTTTGCCAGCTGTTCATTCCcttattctgatttttagcAATCCCAAACTGGAAAAGACACTGCTAAGGACTCTGCCCTGTGTGAAGTGCAAGGTTTGCATGAGGCAGGAACTGTAA
- the IMP3 gene encoding U3 small nucleolar ribonucleoprotein protein IMP3 gives MVRKLKYHEQKLLRRLELVSWEAAAGSLAEVKALRRYRLGRREDYVQYKALARTVRALARRLRDLGPASAAFRARCAAALLEKLYGLGLVSCRRSLAACESLSAAAFCRRRLPCLLVKLRMAQNLRHAVTFVEQGHVRVGPEVVTDPALLVPRAVEDFITWVDASRLRQKVLDYNQERDDFDLAA, from the coding sequence ATGGTGCGGAAGCTGAAGTACCACGAGCAAAAGCTGCTGCGGCGGCTGGAGCTGGTGAGctgggaggcggcggcggggagcctGGCCGAGGTGAAGGCGCTGCGGCGTTACCGGCTGGGTCGGCGGGAGGACTACGTGCAGTACAAGGCGCTGGCCCGCACCGTCCGCGCCTTAGCCCGCCGCCTCCGCGACCTGGGACCGGCCAGCGCCGCCTTCCGCGCCCGCTGCGCCGCCGCGCTGCTGGAGAAGCTGtacgggctggggctggtgagCTGCCGGCGGTCGCTGGCCGCCTGCGAGAGCCTCTCGGCCGCTGCCTTCTGCCGGCGgcgcctgccctgcctgctggtgAAGCTGCGGATGGCCCAGAACCTGCGCCACGCCGTCACCTTCGTGGAGCAGGGACACGTCCGCGTGGGGCCCGAAGTGGTGACCGACCCCGCTCTCCTCGTCCCCCGCGCCGTGGAGGACTTCATCACCTGGGTGGACGCCTCTCGCCTCCGGCAGAAGGTGCTGGACTACAACCAGGAGCGCGACGACTTCGACCTGGCCGCCTAG